In the genome of Flexistipes sinusarabici DSM 4947, one region contains:
- a CDS encoding transposase, with translation MYADKGYSSESNRKDISGTYADMIMYKAARNKPLTGFQKFHNKAVSKVRYVVEQAIGLIKLHFGYTRSRFIGIDKVRLELSIHCMAYNLRKGALRMI, from the coding sequence ATATATGCAGATAAAGGCTACAGCAGTGAATCTAACCGCAAAGACATATCAGGAACCTATGCAGATATGATAATGTATAAGGCAGCGCGGAATAAGCCACTTACAGGATTTCAGAAATTTCATAACAAGGCAGTAAGCAAGGTTCGTTATGTCGTTGAGCAGGCAATTGGATTGATTAAGCTTCATTTTGGTTATACTCGTAGCCGATTTATAGGTATTGATAAGGTTAGGCTGGAATTGTCTATACATTGTATGGCATATAATCTGAGAAAGGGTGCTTTAAGAATGATTTGA
- a CDS encoding complement resistance protein TraT, whose product MIIDFVLEEYSEKQVEYELMRNTGAGTLDAAGTGNSRMAAGGGTSGSNTSSGSITKKSHYFPHGMRLSAWANQMNMKKEEALPLLKKRTRNVVTNILPQ is encoded by the coding sequence ATGATTATCGATTTTGTGCTTGAGGAATACAGTGAGAAGCAGGTTGAATATGAATTGATGAGGAACACCGGAGCGGGCACTCTTGATGCCGCTGGTACCGGCAACAGCCGAATGGCAGCCGGCGGGGGAACAAGTGGTTCAAATACCAGTTCCGGCAGTATTACAAAGAAAAGTCATTATTTCCCTCATGGTATGAGGCTTTCTGCCTGGGCTAATCAGATGAACATGAAAAAAGAAGAGGCCCTGCCGCTGCTCAAAAAGCGGACACGGAATGTGGTAACTAATATTCTTCCTCAATAG
- a CDS encoding universal stress protein: protein MKIINHILLCLDLSEIDEDIVHYSAVIAKSFSVEKITLTHIIQPSDLPKKDEDSLNEVKNSIDEMISIEFENFLKKELGENMIINIYTQIAEDEGLEIIVSNVEDMNVDMLVIGQKYGEYRQKFHSRKPFAESDCDVLFVPENPPLQISRVLCAIDYSEVSKAAFAKAFYLHKNKNSDLICYYLQDISRTYFPATTSTSENYIQLKAKTEHRDFLSQFSLNPEDYPLKIGTGEQLTSEAEKLYKTADENKADLIIIGASGKTSNETSLLGNIAETLRRMDTYIPIMITKDSGNKDLLTQLFS from the coding sequence ATGAAAATTATTAATCACATACTTCTTTGTCTGGATTTATCCGAAATTGATGAGGATATTGTCCATTACAGCGCTGTAATCGCTAAATCGTTCAGTGTTGAAAAAATAACCCTTACCCATATCATACAACCTTCCGATCTTCCCAAAAAAGATGAGGATTCCCTCAATGAAGTAAAAAACTCTATAGATGAAATGATCTCGATTGAATTTGAAAATTTTCTTAAAAAGGAACTCGGGGAAAATATGATAATAAATATTTACACCCAGATTGCAGAAGATGAGGGACTGGAAATTATTGTTTCAAATGTTGAGGATATGAATGTGGATATGCTGGTGATCGGACAAAAATACGGTGAATACAGACAAAAATTCCACAGCAGGAAACCATTTGCAGAATCGGATTGTGATGTGCTGTTTGTACCGGAGAATCCTCCACTACAAATCAGCAGAGTTTTATGTGCAATCGATTATTCCGAAGTTTCAAAAGCTGCTTTTGCAAAAGCTTTCTATTTACATAAAAATAAAAACAGCGACTTAATTTGTTACTATCTGCAGGATATCAGCCGCACCTATTTTCCTGCAACCACAAGCACAAGCGAAAACTATATACAGTTGAAAGCGAAAACAGAACACAGAGATTTTTTATCTCAATTTAGCTTAAATCCTGAGGATTATCCTCTCAAGATTGGTACAGGTGAGCAATTAACAAGTGAAGCAGAGAAGCTTTACAAAACAGCCGATGAAAATAAGGCAGACCTGATTATTATCGGAGCATCAGGAAAAACATCCAACGAAACGTCCCTTCTGGGCAATATTGCCGAAACTTTAAGAAGAATGGATACCTATATTCCTATCATGATTACCAAAGATTCTGGAAATAAGGATTTACTCACACAGCTGTTTTCCTGA
- a CDS encoding BCCT family transporter has translation MSNKTAGTKKKENHKFFDIHPPVFWPSAILLFNFIIITITFEDSMDKVFTTVQTAISNNLGWFLIVSVNIYLFFMLYIAFSKYGNIRLGGKTAVPEFSKSSWFAMLFSAGMGIGILFWSVAEPVYHFTEPVLGSPNTTEAARQAMLITFLHWGFHPWAIYALVGMSLAFFAFNKDMPLAIRSIFYPLLGKRVYGKLGDTIDVLAVLATLFGLATSLGFGVQQINSGLHHLFGMPFNIYFQIILMAVVTSAASLSVISGLDHGVKKLSEINMRLGILLLVFVIAAGPSLFIFETYVQNIGAYLNDFFKISFWAEGYTRSDWQNSWTIFYWAWWISWSPFVGMFIARISRGRTLREFVLSVLFFPALLTFLWLTAFGGSAIFFETNQAGMISKAVKGNVAVSIYELLKNLPMGTVANFFAVLLVFSFFVTSSDSGSLVVDTFTSGGKLTSPVTQRLFWAVMEGVVAAVLLFGGGLGALQTASITTGLPFSIILLLMVWSLKKGLAKEYESEQLKEKNKERENYLQLIRDLVESSDKIKNKSKNEK, from the coding sequence TTGAGCAATAAAACTGCAGGCACTAAAAAAAAAGAAAATCATAAATTTTTTGACATTCATCCTCCCGTATTCTGGCCTTCTGCAATACTGTTGTTTAATTTTATAATTATTACAATAACGTTTGAAGACTCCATGGACAAAGTCTTTACCACAGTCCAGACTGCTATTTCAAACAATTTAGGCTGGTTTCTCATTGTATCTGTAAATATTTATCTTTTTTTCATGCTTTATATAGCTTTCAGTAAATATGGCAATATACGACTTGGCGGTAAAACTGCCGTTCCGGAATTTTCCAAGTCATCGTGGTTTGCGATGCTTTTTTCAGCAGGAATGGGCATAGGTATACTTTTTTGGAGTGTTGCTGAACCAGTTTACCATTTTACAGAACCGGTTTTAGGCAGTCCAAACACTACGGAAGCTGCAAGACAGGCAATGCTTATAACTTTTCTGCACTGGGGATTTCATCCATGGGCTATTTATGCACTTGTGGGTATGTCGCTGGCATTTTTTGCTTTCAACAAGGATATGCCTTTGGCTATAAGATCAATATTTTACCCCTTACTTGGAAAACGTGTTTACGGAAAACTTGGGGACACAATTGATGTACTGGCGGTTCTTGCCACACTCTTCGGGCTTGCAACGTCTTTAGGATTTGGAGTACAGCAAATCAATTCCGGTCTTCACCACTTGTTTGGGATGCCATTTAACATTTACTTTCAGATCATACTTATGGCCGTGGTCACATCGGCGGCTTCCCTTTCAGTCATTTCCGGTCTTGACCACGGTGTAAAAAAACTTTCCGAAATAAATATGCGCCTTGGTATACTTTTACTTGTATTTGTAATTGCGGCAGGCCCCAGCCTGTTTATCTTTGAGACTTATGTACAAAATATCGGTGCATACCTTAACGATTTCTTTAAAATAAGCTTCTGGGCCGAAGGTTACACCCGTTCGGATTGGCAGAATTCCTGGACAATATTTTACTGGGCATGGTGGATTTCATGGTCACCTTTTGTTGGGATGTTTATTGCCCGGATTTCAAGAGGACGTACTCTTCGTGAATTTGTGCTGAGTGTCCTTTTTTTTCCTGCTTTATTGACATTCTTATGGCTGACGGCTTTCGGAGGCTCAGCCATCTTTTTTGAAACAAACCAGGCGGGGATGATTTCTAAAGCAGTAAAAGGAAATGTTGCCGTTTCCATTTATGAACTTTTGAAAAATTTACCGATGGGTACTGTAGCCAATTTTTTTGCCGTATTACTGGTATTTAGCTTTTTTGTAACCTCATCCGATTCCGGCTCTCTTGTGGTGGACACTTTTACTTCAGGAGGTAAACTGACTTCTCCGGTAACACAGCGTTTATTCTGGGCTGTTATGGAGGGTGTTGTGGCAGCCGTTCTTCTTTTCGGAGGTGGGCTAGGTGCCCTGCAAACCGCCTCAATAACAACAGGTCTTCCTTTTTCCATAATTCTCCTTTTAATGGTCTGGAGTTTAAAAAAGGGACTTGCAAAAGAATATGAAAGTGAACAGCTTAAAGAGAAAAACAAGGAGAGAGAAAATTATCTGCAGCTTATCCGGGATTTGGTAGAAAGCAGCGACAAAATCAAAAATAAATCTAAAAATGAAAAATAA
- a CDS encoding bacteriohemerythrin, whose translation MSEKKTLNVSTLSKSFDDVSSLMQGIIDTPPEKIKTKELKHCISALENFKKYTDLLMDSCAYKNKSTINSGIEKYLPDLNNLQLELEVYYGGKNIKNLSQIKQLAEKIYDDYLLKVKYELIPYINSRMFSRKLITGVRIIDAQHKALFTFMDKFVSRVINESSNEDLEKVQRFLIKYTHIHFNEEEKLMEESGYPRKRAHKSEHKDFVDMIEKIDRFKEGGNESSIDEILRYIYFDLNQWFINHILKSDRDFVEFHKNRMGDED comes from the coding sequence ATGAGTGAAAAAAAGACTTTAAATGTTAGCACGCTGTCAAAAAGTTTCGATGACGTCAGCTCATTAATGCAGGGAATTATTGATACTCCACCCGAGAAAATTAAAACGAAGGAACTGAAGCATTGTATCTCGGCATTGGAAAATTTTAAAAAATATACAGACCTTCTGATGGATAGCTGTGCATATAAAAATAAAAGCACTATAAACAGCGGTATTGAAAAATATCTGCCGGATTTGAATAATTTGCAGTTGGAGCTTGAAGTTTACTATGGCGGTAAAAACATAAAAAATCTTTCACAGATAAAACAACTGGCTGAAAAAATTTATGACGACTATTTATTGAAAGTTAAATATGAGTTGATTCCCTATATTAACAGCAGAATGTTTTCAAGAAAACTTATCACAGGTGTTAGGATTATTGATGCACAGCATAAAGCTTTATTCACTTTTATGGATAAATTTGTTTCAAGAGTAATCAATGAATCATCAAATGAAGATTTGGAAAAGGTACAACGGTTTCTGATTAAGTATACCCATATACATTTTAATGAAGAAGAAAAATTGATGGAAGAATCGGGATATCCGCGTAAAAGGGCTCACAAGAGCGAGCACAAAGATTTTGTTGATATGATAGAAAAAATTGATCGTTTCAAAGAAGGCGGAAATGAGAGCTCGATTGATGAAATCCTGCGGTATATATATTTTGATTTAAATCAGTGGTTTATTAATCACATTCTTAAATCCGACAGGGACTTTGTGGAATTTCATAAAAATCGTATGGGTGATGAGGATTAA
- a CDS encoding nickel-dependent hydrogenase large subunit, with product MSKNLKIDPLTRIEGHLKISVEEEAGTVIDAKVHGEMYRGFEKILHGRHPFDAARITQRVCGICHEVHGVASVKAIENLYNVGVPFNGLILRDLILGLHVITDHIIHFYNLCLPDYVDFNVISEYSGSDRNLLKIKELITRPSNPFLKRKENAKFIQDRDLCIRMVRNYFKAIDVRSKAASGLAILGAKTPFCQALLPGGITTDVTLDSLYKYHKVLEETADFVIQDYYGDVQILCEYFPEYFNIGSTYDRFFGYESLSMNGEPLFKEGVLHGSKLYPLDYSKISERLVSSYYDDEGKPHYGKNNAYSWIKAPRYDGLPMETGPIARLLINHNKTISAETAKYYKGDILSSTMSRLLARVVECKIILRYLFDLVSKYRPGDDNIITVDPNQKITGSAFATSIAARGDLMHKISTVDGRIDEYNMVMPSTWNFGPSTGNLKGIVEKALIGVKSSDEASIKLHTERIVRSFDPCTACSIH from the coding sequence ATGTCAAAAAATTTGAAAATAGATCCTCTCACCCGCATTGAGGGGCATCTGAAAATCAGTGTGGAAGAGGAAGCCGGTACAGTCATAGATGCGAAAGTTCATGGCGAAATGTACCGCGGTTTTGAAAAAATTCTCCATGGCAGGCACCCCTTTGACGCTGCGAGGATTACCCAGAGGGTATGCGGTATATGCCACGAAGTGCACGGGGTTGCTTCGGTAAAAGCTATTGAAAACTTGTACAATGTGGGTGTACCGTTTAACGGTCTGATTCTCAGAGATTTGATTCTCGGTCTGCACGTTATTACCGATCATATCATTCATTTTTATAATCTGTGTTTGCCTGACTATGTTGATTTTAATGTTATCAGTGAATATTCGGGCTCGGACAGAAATCTCCTTAAAATAAAAGAGCTGATAACCCGTCCTTCCAATCCGTTCTTGAAAAGAAAAGAGAATGCAAAATTTATACAGGATAGGGATTTGTGTATCAGAATGGTTCGTAATTATTTTAAAGCCATTGATGTGAGGTCTAAAGCCGCTTCCGGGCTTGCAATACTCGGAGCAAAAACACCTTTTTGCCAGGCGTTGCTGCCGGGCGGTATCACAACCGATGTTACACTGGATTCTTTGTATAAATATCATAAGGTATTAGAAGAAACCGCTGATTTTGTGATTCAGGATTATTACGGTGATGTGCAGATATTGTGCGAATATTTTCCGGAATATTTTAATATCGGCTCAACTTACGATCGTTTTTTCGGTTATGAATCACTGTCAATGAATGGTGAGCCGCTTTTTAAAGAGGGTGTTTTACATGGCAGCAAGCTGTATCCTCTGGATTATAGCAAAATAAGTGAAAGACTCGTCTCCTCATATTATGATGATGAAGGAAAACCGCATTATGGTAAAAACAATGCTTATTCGTGGATAAAGGCGCCGAGATATGACGGGCTTCCTATGGAGACCGGCCCTATCGCAAGGCTGTTGATAAACCACAATAAAACAATCTCGGCCGAAACTGCAAAATATTATAAAGGTGATATTCTTTCTTCAACAATGTCCAGATTGCTGGCAAGAGTTGTGGAATGTAAAATAATTTTGAGGTATTTGTTTGATCTGGTTTCAAAATACAGACCCGGTGATGATAATATCATAACTGTGGATCCTAACCAAAAAATTACAGGTTCAGCTTTTGCAACCTCAATAGCTGCCAGAGGGGATCTGATGCATAAAATTTCAACGGTGGATGGCAGGATTGATGAGTATAATATGGTAATGCCCTCCACATGGAATTTCGGGCCTTCTACGGGGAATTTGAAAGGTATTGTGGAAAAAGCACTTATCGGTGTAAAATCTTCCGATGAAGCCTCAATAAAGTTGCATACGGAAAGGATTGTTAGGAGTTTTGATCCGTGTACGGCATGCTCAATACATTAG
- a CDS encoding hydrogenase small subunit has translation MLTRRQLLKHSAKLSMLLFGSKAFAADIFDGFIRLKEERVKVIFIQGQVCAGCSISMMYGNETNFLQFIRHIISLQVHPMLSFESSDDYLEMLEKTVKNGDYILVFEGSIPMGIPYACNIGGIPLKKFIKPAVKNASIIVASGTCSSHGGIPAAVNNETGAVSLIEYLDMQNIHKPYLRIPGCPVHPDWLMGSISYVASTGEIPKVTELKTPKTYYKDTIHNHCNRFQHFSQDLYLSDYAQDKTNCLLKKGCRGPVTYSDCPIRNWNGNTNFCIKSNAPCVGCVHPDWPFESDMYITAEKAEDITWWEMQEKVRNREKDKK, from the coding sequence ATGTTAACAAGAAGGCAGCTGCTGAAACACAGTGCAAAACTTTCCATGCTATTGTTCGGCAGTAAAGCTTTTGCAGCTGATATTTTTGACGGCTTTATCAGGCTTAAAGAGGAAAGAGTAAAAGTCATTTTTATTCAGGGGCAGGTTTGTGCCGGTTGTTCAATTTCCATGATGTATGGCAATGAAACGAACTTTCTGCAGTTTATCAGGCATATTATTTCTCTTCAGGTGCATCCCATGCTTTCCTTTGAAAGTTCGGATGATTACCTCGAAATGCTTGAAAAAACTGTAAAAAACGGTGACTATATTCTTGTCTTTGAAGGAAGCATTCCAATGGGTATTCCCTATGCATGCAATATAGGGGGGATACCTTTAAAAAAATTTATAAAACCTGCGGTTAAGAATGCTTCTATAATTGTGGCTTCCGGCACATGCTCTTCACACGGCGGTATACCTGCAGCTGTGAATAATGAAACCGGAGCCGTATCCCTTATAGAATACCTTGATATGCAGAATATTCACAAACCGTATTTACGTATTCCCGGTTGTCCCGTACACCCTGACTGGCTTATGGGCAGTATCTCCTATGTTGCATCCACCGGGGAAATTCCAAAAGTAACGGAACTGAAAACGCCGAAAACATATTATAAAGACACTATTCATAACCATTGCAATAGGTTTCAGCATTTCAGCCAGGACTTATACTTATCTGATTATGCACAGGATAAAACCAACTGTCTCCTTAAAAAAGGCTGCCGGGGCCCTGTCACATATTCAGACTGCCCGATTCGAAACTGGAACGGCAATACGAATTTTTGTATTAAAAGTAATGCCCCCTGTGTGGGATGTGTTCACCCGGACTGGCCGTTTGAGAGTGATATGTATATTACTGCTGAAAAGGCGGAGGATATCACCTGGTGGGAAATGCAGGAAAAAGTGAGGAACAGGGAAAAAGATAAAAAATGA
- a CDS encoding bifunctional diguanylate cyclase/phosphodiesterase, with translation MMKRIKKFFRQLSVDLHFLVPVTLIVFFLCLIIIIAKDKMVSDVESSFNRYMGYLKDTVFLSTYDSLKKGNMKVFEDILTQIGTYEQVKEFSLINKNGKVVYSTNKKFLKTKDPKAAEISKPLTEAGRDKITYYFPVVTVDYCTRCHRQWESGEINSVYRISLNNSSFVNLVNISSFSNKAIFIGGFIAVLLIYILYSYIKQLRFSEIISESEKKYRSLFENIMDVQFCINEKGELILISPSGVGLLNYRDKNEILYKNFSSKLLYDEQAYQDLVKKVYSEKEVYGYEMILKKKNGEPLIAEANMRLVEKGGEKIIEGIFRDITERKNNEKQLQLLASVFENTIESIMIVSSDGKIQKINQAFLDSTGYSEEEIVDFSPLEIQPFNENRRYLLKVAAEVRKNDRWKGEIWCRKKTGEIFPQWMSVSVLKDDSGNVMNYILLLHDITSLKKSEEELRHQATHDMLTGLPNRQLFEDRLKRAVAHHERYGGKFALLFIDLDNFKNINDTLGHKIGDLLLVKAGETLLECCRESDTVARLGGDEFTIILNDIEDENGIVAVTEKILKAVASAKKVGGHEVYTSASIGIAVYPADGRNSVSLIKNADMAMYKAKELGANDYYFYNSDLKVRLERKISLTTKLAKALEENDIKVYFQPLIDLKSGKITGAEALARWQTDTSRFIRPDEFIEAAEESGLIGTLGDHVLNKSCENLRKWHDAGFENLTMSVNLSVKQMNDQNLVTKTKNALKKYSLKPTDLVYEITENVAMKDFDATLALFKELSGLGVKISMDDFGTGYSSLAYLKQFPLNSIKIDKVFLQNIPENEKDNNLIKGIVWMAKSLGLNVVAEGVENKFQSEFLREIGCNGCQGYYYSRPLPEDEFFDYLKAVRRDE, from the coding sequence ATGATGAAGCGGATAAAAAAATTTTTCAGACAACTTTCCGTTGATTTGCATTTTCTTGTACCTGTGACATTAATAGTCTTTTTCTTGTGTCTCATTATAATCATTGCCAAGGACAAGATGGTAAGTGATGTGGAAAGCTCTTTCAACCGTTATATGGGTTATCTGAAAGATACGGTTTTTTTATCAACTTATGATTCCCTGAAAAAGGGAAATATGAAAGTTTTTGAAGACATATTGACACAAATAGGTACATATGAGCAGGTGAAGGAATTTTCGCTTATAAATAAAAACGGCAAAGTTGTGTACTCCACAAACAAGAAATTTTTGAAAACCAAAGATCCTAAAGCGGCAGAAATCAGCAAACCTTTGACGGAAGCCGGACGTGATAAAATTACTTATTATTTTCCTGTAGTTACAGTGGATTACTGTACCCGGTGTCACAGGCAGTGGGAAAGCGGTGAAATAAACTCGGTGTACAGGATTTCGTTAAATAATTCTTCTTTTGTCAATTTGGTGAATATTTCAAGTTTTTCCAATAAAGCTATTTTTATCGGCGGATTCATTGCCGTTCTTCTTATTTATATTCTTTATTCATATATTAAGCAGCTGAGATTCAGTGAAATTATTTCCGAAAGTGAAAAGAAATACAGGTCATTGTTTGAAAATATTATGGATGTTCAGTTCTGTATCAATGAAAAAGGTGAACTTATTCTTATAAGTCCTTCCGGTGTTGGTTTACTTAACTACAGAGATAAAAATGAAATTCTTTATAAGAACTTTTCTTCTAAACTTCTGTATGACGAACAAGCTTATCAGGATTTGGTAAAAAAAGTTTATTCCGAAAAGGAAGTTTACGGCTATGAGATGATTCTTAAGAAAAAGAATGGAGAACCGTTAATTGCCGAGGCCAATATGCGTCTTGTGGAAAAGGGCGGAGAAAAGATTATAGAAGGTATTTTCAGAGATATCACTGAGCGTAAAAACAATGAGAAACAGCTTCAGCTTCTTGCGAGTGTATTTGAAAATACCATAGAATCAATTATGATTGTCAGTTCTGACGGAAAAATTCAAAAAATTAACCAAGCTTTTCTTGATTCCACGGGTTATTCCGAAGAAGAGATTGTGGATTTCTCACCTTTGGAAATTCAACCGTTTAATGAAAACAGAAGATATCTGTTAAAAGTGGCGGCTGAAGTGAGAAAAAATGACAGATGGAAAGGAGAGATATGGTGCCGTAAAAAAACCGGTGAAATCTTCCCCCAATGGATGTCGGTGAGTGTATTGAAAGATGATAGCGGCAATGTGATGAATTATATTCTACTTCTGCATGATATAACTTCCCTGAAAAAAAGTGAAGAAGAACTGAGGCATCAGGCGACCCACGATATGCTCACAGGTCTTCCCAACAGACAGCTGTTTGAAGACAGATTAAAAAGGGCGGTTGCTCATCATGAAAGATACGGCGGCAAGTTTGCACTTCTTTTCATAGATCTGGATAACTTTAAAAATATTAACGACACACTGGGACATAAAATCGGTGATCTTTTACTTGTAAAGGCGGGTGAAACCCTGCTGGAATGCTGCAGAGAATCGGATACCGTAGCCAGGCTGGGTGGTGATGAGTTTACCATTATTTTGAATGATATCGAAGATGAAAACGGCATTGTTGCTGTTACAGAAAAGATATTAAAGGCCGTTGCTTCTGCAAAAAAAGTCGGGGGACATGAGGTGTATACAAGTGCAAGTATCGGAATAGCCGTTTACCCTGCAGACGGCAGGAATTCTGTATCCTTAATAAAAAATGCGGACATGGCTATGTACAAAGCAAAAGAGCTGGGAGCCAATGATTATTATTTTTACAACAGCGATCTTAAAGTCAGGCTGGAAAGAAAGATTTCTCTTACTACAAAACTGGCCAAGGCTCTGGAAGAAAATGATATAAAAGTGTATTTCCAGCCACTGATCGATTTGAAAAGTGGAAAGATAACAGGTGCCGAAGCTCTGGCAAGGTGGCAGACGGATACATCCCGTTTTATACGCCCGGATGAATTTATAGAAGCGGCTGAAGAAAGCGGACTGATAGGTACTCTGGGAGATCATGTGCTGAATAAAAGTTGTGAGAATTTGAGAAAATGGCACGATGCAGGTTTTGAAAATTTGACAATGTCGGTAAACCTGTCGGTGAAACAGATGAACGATCAGAATCTTGTGACAAAAACCAAGAATGCCTTGAAAAAATATTCGCTGAAACCAACTGATCTTGTTTATGAGATTACGGAAAATGTGGCAATGAAGGATTTTGATGCTACGCTTGCTCTTTTTAAAGAATTGAGCGGACTTGGTGTAAAAATATCTATGGATGATTTCGGTACCGGCTATTCCTCTCTTGCCTATCTGAAACAATTTCCATTGAATTCTATAAAGATAGACAAGGTATTTTTGCAGAATATTCCTGAAAATGAAAAGGATAATAACCTTATAAAGGGTATAGTTTGGATGGCTAAAAGTTTGGGATTGAATGTTGTTGCAGAAGGAGTGGAAAATAAATTCCAATCCGAGTTCCTGCGGGAAATCGGATGCAACGGGTGCCAGGGGTATTATTACAGCCGGCCTCTACCGGAAGATGAGTTTTTTGACTATTTAAAGGCCGTAAGGCGTGACGAGTGA
- a CDS encoding IS5 family transposase, which yields MYYLLKTKGVVMEKYIEPTVLDSMLDFKANDSTYLDKINSLIDWKKVKSILDKKYRWTKNTSGSRAYSPLLLFKILLVQSWEKLSDPQAEFALKDRLSVIRFVGVSVSGEVPDHSTISRFRSRLLELEIFDELFSEINRQLSELNLIVKSRKEAIIDATLVESSCRPRKVVNDIAEDRHEGDDDNDSSCGGSGGNNESNISYSKDTDASWLKKGNRAYYGYKQFFCVNSDGYILGEMVKSARESEVRNLAPLLQKLNLPKGTAIYADKGYSSESNRKDISGTYADMIMYKAARNKPLTGFQKFHNKAVSKVRYVVEQAIGLIKLHFGYTRSRFIGIDKVRLELSIHCMAYNLRKGALRMI from the coding sequence ATGTATTATTTATTAAAGACAAAAGGAGTTGTTATGGAAAAGTACATAGAACCCACAGTATTAGATTCAATGTTAGACTTTAAAGCTAATGATTCGACTTATCTTGATAAGATAAATTCACTTATAGACTGGAAGAAAGTAAAATCAATCCTTGATAAGAAATACAGATGGACTAAGAACACATCTGGCAGCAGAGCTTATTCCCCGTTACTTTTGTTTAAAATACTTTTAGTACAGTCGTGGGAAAAGCTGAGTGACCCTCAGGCTGAATTTGCCTTAAAGGATCGGTTGTCAGTAATAAGATTTGTAGGAGTAAGTGTATCCGGAGAAGTTCCGGATCACAGTACCATCAGCAGGTTTCGGAGCAGATTACTTGAATTGGAGATATTTGACGAGTTATTTTCAGAGATAAACAGGCAGTTATCGGAATTAAATTTAATAGTGAAAAGCAGGAAGGAAGCGATAATAGATGCGACATTGGTAGAGTCCTCGTGCCGTCCCCGTAAAGTAGTAAATGATATTGCAGAAGATCGGCATGAAGGAGATGATGACAATGATAGTTCCTGTGGTGGTTCCGGAGGGAATAATGAAAGCAACATAAGTTATTCGAAGGACACTGATGCGAGTTGGTTAAAGAAGGGTAATAGAGCGTATTATGGCTACAAACAATTTTTCTGTGTAAATTCGGACGGTTATATATTGGGAGAAATGGTAAAGAGTGCCAGAGAGAGTGAGGTGCGGAATTTGGCACCTTTATTACAAAAGCTTAATTTGCCTAAGGGAACGGCAATATATGCAGATAAAGGCTACAGCAGTGAATCTAACCGCAAAGACATATCAGGAACCTATGCAGATATGATAATGTATAAGGCAGCGCGGAATAAGCCACTTACAGGATTTCAGAAATTTCATAACAAGGCAGTAAGCAAGGTTCGTTATGTCGTTGAGCAGGCAATTGGATTGATTAAGCTTCATTTTGGTTATACTCGTAGCCGATTTATAGGTATTGATAAGGTTAGGCTGGAATTGTCTATACATTGTATGGCATATAATCTGAGAAAGGGTGCTTTAAGAATGATTTGA